The Pricia mediterranea genome includes a window with the following:
- a CDS encoding LytR/AlgR family response regulator transcription factor, which produces MLRAILVEDERHCQDRLRHLLRRHEDFLVLECTASTVEDAKVAILLHRPEVVFLDVQLRGRTGFELLKEIPNISFEVIFTTAFDRYAVEAFRFSALDYLLKPIAEEDLIAALEKLKKKISQQEICKKLEVLFQNLEENRTGDFQKIAVPTVDGLSMISIDDILRFQSDSNYTHLFLIGGKRLTVAKTLKYFVTLLEKHHFYRTHHSHLINLIYVDKYQKGKGGLVLMTDGSHVEIAVRRKEEFLKRLMGKS; this is translated from the coding sequence ACCGGTTGCGGCACCTGCTTCGGCGACATGAAGATTTCCTCGTCTTGGAGTGCACCGCTTCTACGGTCGAGGATGCCAAGGTTGCCATCCTCTTACATCGGCCCGAGGTGGTTTTTTTGGATGTACAGCTTCGGGGACGCACTGGGTTTGAACTCTTAAAGGAGATACCCAATATTTCTTTCGAGGTCATCTTTACCACCGCTTTCGATCGCTATGCCGTAGAGGCCTTTCGGTTTTCGGCATTGGACTATTTGTTGAAACCTATCGCCGAGGAGGATTTGATTGCTGCTCTGGAAAAGTTAAAAAAGAAAATTTCGCAACAGGAAATCTGCAAAAAGTTAGAGGTGCTGTTCCAAAATTTGGAAGAGAACAGAACGGGGGACTTCCAAAAAATAGCCGTGCCCACCGTTGATGGACTTTCGATGATTTCTATTGATGATATACTCCGATTTCAGTCGGATAGCAATTATACTCATCTGTTTTTGATCGGTGGCAAAAGGTTGACCGTTGCAAAGACCTTAAAATACTTTGTAACCTTGTTGGAAAAACATCATTTCTATCGAACCCACCATTCCCATCTTATCAATCTGATCTATGTCGATAAATACCAAAAGGGGAAGGGAGGGCTTGTTCTTATGACCGATGGTTCGCATGTAGAGATCGCCGTTCGCCGGAAGGAAGAGTTTTTAAAAAGGCTAATGGGAAAATCCTAA
- a CDS encoding DUF3820 family protein, translated as MDISPEREKLIELAHYRMPFGKFKDRYLVELPEAYLVWFKQKGFPDGKLGSLMASMLEIKVNGLEPLIRRLQKDFPRHSP; from the coding sequence ATGGATATATCCCCCGAAAGAGAAAAACTCATTGAACTGGCCCATTACCGGATGCCCTTCGGGAAATTTAAAGACCGTTATTTGGTAGAGCTTCCGGAAGCCTATCTGGTCTGGTTCAAGCAAAAGGGTTTTCCCGATGGCAAACTGGGAAGCCTGATGGCGTCCATGCTTGAAATAAAGGTAAACGGACTCGAGCCGCTCATCCGCAGGCTACAAAAAGATTTTCCAAGGCATTCCCCATAA
- a CDS encoding hydroxypyruvate isomerase family protein, with amino-acid sequence MKRRNFIGTTAAASVGLLTAKTGNANAVMASENLPLELKNNINHSACFWCYSPMPLDEFLGNLNKLGIKAIDLVGPEDWPLLKKHDIHASMCWGAGLGIEKGWNDPKLHEELIADYKRVIPLVAEAGYTNLICFSGNRNGMDDERGLKNCVEGLKQVMPLAEKNGVVLQMELLNSKVDHKDYMCDRSQWGVELCKQLGSENFKLLYDIYHMQIMEGDVIRNIRDYHQYFGHYHTGGNPGRHEIDETQELYYPAIMKAILETGYEGHVAQEFIPSWSDKISALKQGVTICDV; translated from the coding sequence ATGAAACGAAGGAACTTTATAGGAACGACCGCCGCCGCATCGGTCGGACTATTGACCGCCAAAACGGGGAACGCAAATGCCGTAATGGCATCTGAAAACCTTCCGTTGGAACTAAAGAACAACATCAATCACAGTGCCTGCTTTTGGTGCTATAGCCCCATGCCCCTCGATGAATTCCTCGGAAATCTGAACAAACTCGGAATCAAGGCCATTGATCTGGTCGGGCCGGAAGATTGGCCGCTATTGAAAAAACACGACATCCACGCCTCGATGTGCTGGGGCGCAGGGCTGGGCATCGAAAAAGGATGGAATGACCCAAAGCTGCACGAAGAACTGATCGCAGATTACAAACGGGTGATTCCCCTGGTCGCAGAGGCCGGCTACACCAATCTGATCTGTTTCAGCGGCAACCGAAATGGGATGGATGATGAAAGGGGACTGAAAAACTGTGTAGAAGGACTAAAACAGGTGATGCCCCTGGCCGAGAAAAACGGCGTGGTTCTGCAAATGGAACTGCTCAACTCCAAAGTCGACCACAAAGATTATATGTGCGACCGTTCCCAATGGGGCGTCGAACTCTGCAAACAATTGGGCTCCGAAAATTTCAAACTGCTCTACGACATCTATCATATGCAGATTATGGAAGGAGACGTCATCCGCAACATCCGGGACTACCATCAGTATTTCGGACACTACCACACCGGCGGCAACCCCGGTCGACACGAGATTGATGAGACCCAAGAGCTTTACTACCCCGCCATCATGAAGGCCATTCTTGAAACCGGGTATGAAGGCCACGTGGCCCAAGAGTTCATTCCGTCATGGAGCGACAAGATTTCGGCCCTAAAGCAAGGCGTTACCATCTGTGATGTTTAG
- a CDS encoding nucleotidyltransferase domain-containing protein, with protein sequence MEKKDNIIDSIVDIADRNHPDSEIFQYGSRAQGDEKVQSDWDLLILLDDNDITFEKEIQIMDDYYDLELETGEVFSPLSYAKKDWIDHYLFSPLYNAIEQVGIKLR encoded by the coding sequence TTGGAAAAAAAGGATAATATCATAGATAGCATCGTTGACATTGCCGACAGAAATCATCCGGATTCAGAAATCTTCCAGTATGGCTCAAGGGCACAAGGTGACGAGAAGGTGCAGTCGGATTGGGATCTGCTCATACTTTTAGACGACAACGACATCACTTTTGAAAAAGAAATCCAAATCATGGACGATTACTACGACCTTGAATTAGAGACAGGGGAAGTATTTTCTCCTCTCAGCTATGCAAAGAAAGATTGGATCGACCATTATCTTTTCTCTCCACTTTATAACGCTATTGAACAAGTAGGCATAAAATTGAGATGA